A segment of the Terribacillus aidingensis genome:
TGCGCAAAGTCCAAGTTCGTAGGTGTACCGAAAAGTGCCTCAAAATGAGCTGCCTCCTGCGCTTGCGGAAGGAAGGAGAAGATACCTCCGCCATTATTGTTGATCACAACAATGGTGAGATCCAGATCATAATTGCGGCCTAGCATCAGCCCGTTCATATCGTGATAGAAGGAAAGATCCCCGATTACGAGTGTAGTGCGCTTACCGCTGGCAGCAACACCCAATGCTGTGGAAACAACACCATCGATACCATTTGTTCCGCGGTTGCACCATGGCTGTATTCCTTTATCTGTTGCAAAGAAGAAGCTGTCCAAATCACGGATCGGCATACTGTTACCAACGAACACATGACTATCCTCCGGTGTTTCACGCAGCATGTCCTGCACAGCTATTCCCTCAGTCAGCTCTTTTGTTTCCATATCATTATGCAATACGTCCTGCGCGATGCGGTTCATTTCCTGCCATGTTGGCAGCCATGTTTCCCTCTTAACGGCAGGAATTAATGCTAACGACATACAAAGCTTAGCCGGATCAGCATAAATAAATTGCGTGTTCACCCCGACTGGTTCACGGTAGCCTGCGTGTTTTTCTACTACAATATGGTTATTGCCAGTATATTCTTTCATAAGAAATAGATATGGCTTGGAAACAGGCATAGCACCAAACCGGATAATAAAGTCTGGCTGCAGCTTTGCACGTACTGATTCCGATTTCAGGATCGTATCATATGTTTCAATAATAACATCCTTCGCATGTGCACCGCTTCGTAATTGCGATAACGGATCTGCCAGGATTGGCAGCTGCCACTTCTCCGCAAAATCAACGACTGCATCAGCAAATCCTTTATCCTCCTGCGGACCGACTACGATCAAGCCTTTTTTAGAGGTTTCAAGTATTTCCGCAAACTGCTGTACAAGGGTTGCGTCCAATTGTGCTGATCCATACAGAGCAGGCTTTACAGCTGTTTCTCCTGAGGACCATATGTTCTCAATGGTAAAATCAGGTGTAAGCGGCTCGCGGAACGGAAAATTAAGATGCACTGGACCTGGATTTCCTTCCAATGCCTGCTGCATCGCTCTGCCCGCTTGCTGCTGTACATATCGCAGTGCTGCCGGATTCGATTCGGGCAGCATCATCTCATGGAACCATTTGACGAAGCCGCCATACATCTGGATTTGATTGATGGCCTGCGGCGCACCTACATCCCGCAGTTCATGCGGGCGGTCAGCTGTCAAAAGAATCAATGGGATACGACTGTAAAAAGCCTCGACAACTGCAGGCATATAGTTCGCTGCAGCAGTACCTGATGTGCAGACAAGCGCTACCGGCTTTTGGCTTTCTTTCGCAAGACCGAGCGCGAAGAAAGCAGCGGAACGCTCATCCAGATTCACCCATTGTTTCATTTGTGGATGCTCGGTCATCATAAGAGCTAAGGGTGTAGAACGAGAACCAGGAGAAATAACGACCTGCTCCACACCGCTTCGCCAAAGTGCGTCCACAAAATGTCCAACATATTTG
Coding sequences within it:
- the menD gene encoding 2-succinyl-5-enolpyruvyl-6-hydroxy-3-cyclohexene-1-carboxylic-acid synthase codes for the protein MSHIETLTKYVGHFVDALWRSGVEQVVISPGSRSTPLALMMTEHPQMKQWVNLDERSAAFFALGLAKESQKPVALVCTSGTAAANYMPAVVEAFYSRIPLILLTADRPHELRDVGAPQAINQIQMYGGFVKWFHEMMLPESNPAALRYVQQQAGRAMQQALEGNPGPVHLNFPFREPLTPDFTIENIWSSGETAVKPALYGSAQLDATLVQQFAEILETSKKGLIVVGPQEDKGFADAVVDFAEKWQLPILADPLSQLRSGAHAKDVIIETYDTILKSESVRAKLQPDFIIRFGAMPVSKPYLFLMKEYTGNNHIVVEKHAGYREPVGVNTQFIYADPAKLCMSLALIPAVKRETWLPTWQEMNRIAQDVLHNDMETKELTEGIAVQDMLRETPEDSHVFVGNSMPIRDLDSFFFATDKGIQPWCNRGTNGIDGVVSTALGVAASGKRTTLVIGDLSFYHDMNGLMLGRNYDLDLTIVVINNNGGGIFSFLPQAQEAAHFEALFGTPTNLDFAHTAHLYQLPYTLADDRAAFSSALQESYNKKGMHIIEVRTERDANVSWHREIWQKAERQLLDYLDADHA